The nucleotide sequence CTCATGAGCCGGGGCCGCGGCCACGCCGTCGTCCACGCGATGCACTGACGCCCGGGCGTCCCGGCGACGCCCGGGCGCCCTGCGGTACCCTGAGCGCGTGCCGAGGCTCCTGCTCCTTCCGTAGCCGCGCGGCCCACCCGGCCCGCGCGGCGACCCCTCCTGTGCGAGGGGTTTTTTCATGGCTGCAGGACACGACGACGACGAGGACGAGATGAGCGACACCCCGTACCGCTACACCGCCGAGCTGGCCGGCCGCATCGAGGTCGCCTGGCAGGACCGCTGGGCCGAGCGTGGCACCTTCCACGCCCCCAACCCCGCCGGCCCGTGGGCCGAGCCCGAGGCCGTCGCCGGCTACGAGGGCGGGCACCTCCTCGTCCTCGACATGTTCCCCTACCCGAGCGGCGCGGGGCTGCACGTCGGCCACCCGCTCGGCTACATCGCCACCGACGTCTTCGCCCGCTACAACAGGATGCTCGGCAAGAACGTCCTGCACTGCCTCGGCTACGACGCCTTCGGTCTGCCCGCCGAGCAGTACGCGGTCCAGACGGGGCAGCACCCCCGCAAGACGACCGAGGAGAACATCGCCATCATGGCGCGCCAGCTGCGCCGCCTGGGCCTCGGCCACGACGACCGCCGCGCCATCCGGACGATCGACCCGGACTACTACCGCTGGACGCAGTGGATCTTCCTGCAGATCTTCAACTCCTGGTACGACCACGACGCCCCTCGCGAGGACGGCGGCACCGGCCGCGCCCGCCCCATCGAGGAGCTCGTCGCCGAGTACCGCGACGGCACCCGCCCGCTGCCCGCCGACGACGGCCGCGGGTGGGACGACCTCTCGCACACCGAGCGGGCCGACCTGCTCGACGCCCAGCGCCTCGTGCAGTCGGTCGAGGCCACCGTCAACTGGTGCCCCGGCCTCGGCACGGTGCTGGCCAACGAGGAGGTCACGAACGAGGGCCGCTCCGACCGCGGCAACTACCCGGTCTTCAAGCGCCAGCTGCGCCAGTGGGTCATGCGGATCACCGAGTACGCCGACCGGCTCGCGGACGACCTCGACGGCGTCGAGTGGCCCGAGAAGGTCAAGACGATGCAGCGCAACTGGATCGGCCGCAGCCAGGGCGCCCACGTGACGTTCCTGCTCGACGCCGCGCCGGACGCGCTGGGCATCGAGGTCTTCACGACCCGCCCCGACACCCTCTTCGGCGCGACCTTCATGGTGCTCGCGCCCGAGCACCCGCTCGTCGACACCCTCGTCCCGGCCGACGGCTGGCCCGAGGGCACCCGCGACGCCTGGACCGGCGGTCACGCCACGCCCGCCGAGGCGGTCGCCGCCTACCGCGCCGAGGCCGGCGCGAAGACCGACCTCGAGCGCCAGGCCGAGGGCAAGACCAAGACCGGCGTCTTCACCGGCGGGTACGCGACCAACCCGGTCAACGGCGCCCGCGTGCCGGTGTTCGTCGCCGACTACGTCCTCATGGGCTACGGCACCGGCGCGATCATGGCCGTCCCCGCGCAGGACGAGCGCGACTGGGACTTCGCGACGACCTACGAGCTGCCGATCGTCCGCACCGTGCAGCCGGGCGCCGACCACGACGAGTCGACCGCGTTCACCGGCGACGGCCCGGCGATCAACTCGGCCAACGACGAGATCAGCCTCGACGGCCTCGGTGTCGCCGACGCCAAGGAGCGGATGACCGCCTGGCTCGAGGAGAAGGGGTACGGCCGCGGCGCCGTCACCTACAAGCTGCGCGACTGGCTCTTCGCGCGCCAGCGCTACTGGGGCGAGCCCTTCCCCGTGCTCTTCGACGAGGACGGCATCGCGTACGGCGTGCCCACCGACCAGCTGCCCGTCGAGCTGCCGGACGTGCCGGACTACTCGCCCAAGGTCTACGACCCCGAGGACGCCGCCAGCGAGCCCGAGCCGCCGCTGGCGCGCGACACGGACTGGGTCGAGGTCGAGCTCGACCTCGACGACGGCCGCGGTGCCCGCCGCTTCCGCCGCGACACCAACGTCATGCCGCAGTGGGCCGGCTCCTGCTGGTACTACCTGCGCTACCTCGACCCGGCCAACGGCGACGCCCTCGTCGACCCGGCGAACGAGGACTACTGGATGGGCCCGCGCGAGACCCCCGTCGCCGGCGCACCGGCAGGCACGCGCGACCCCGGCGGCGTCGACCTCTACGTCGGCGGCGTCGAGCACGCGGTGCTGCACCTGCTCTACGCGCGCTTCTGGCACAAGGTCCTCCACGACCTCGGCCACCTGCGCTCGAGCGAGCCCTTCCGGACGTACTTCGCGCAGGGCTACATCCAGGCCCCGGCCTACCGCGACGCGCGCGACCAGCCGGTCGAGGCCAAGGAGGTCGTCGAGGGTCCCGACGGCACCTTCACCTGGAACGGCGAGCCGGTCACCCGCGAGTTCGGGAAGATCGGCAAGTCGCTCAAGAACATGGTCAGCCCGGACGAGATGTACGAGATGTACGGGGCCGACACCTTCCGCCTGTACGAGATGGGCCTCGGTCCGCTCGAGCAGAGCAAGCCGTGGGACACCCGGGCCGTCGTCGGCAGCCAGCGCTTCCTCCAGCGGCTGTGGCGCAACGTGGTCGACGAGGAGACCGGTGAGGTCGTCGTCACCGACGCCGCCCCGGACGACGCGACCAACCGCGTCCTGCACCGGACCATCGACGCCGTCCGCACCGACTACGCCTCGCTCGGCTTCAACACGGCCATCGCGCGGCTGACCGAGCTGAACAACGCGCTGACCAAGCTCGAGGGCGGTGTGCCGCGCGCGGCCGCCGAGGCCCTCGTGCTCATGGTCGCGCCGATGGCCCCGCACCTCGCCGAGGAGCTGTGGATGCGGCTGGGGCACACCGAGTCCCTGACGCACGAGGCGTTCCCGGTCGCCGACCCCGCGCTGCTCGTGGACGACACCGTGACCTGCGTCGTCCAGGTCCGCGGCAAGGTCAAGGACCGCCTCGAGGTGCCGAGCGACATCACCGAGGACGCCCTGCGCGAGCTCGCCCTCGCGAGGCCCAAGGTGCAGGCGAGCCTCGAGAACGGCGTGCGGACGGTCATCGTCCGCGCCCCGAAGCTCGTCAACGTCGTCCCCGCCTGACCCCGGGCGGCCCGGCCGCCGTGGCGCTACGGAATCCGTGGCGCCACGGCGCCGGCTCGACGGAACGAAACACGATCGTCACGCGCAACCGTTGCGAACCGGCGTCGGGTCCGGTTGAATCGCCGGAACCCGCGCGAGGAGCGACGACACGTGACGACACCGGCGACGACGGCAGCACCCCCGACGAGCGCGGAGTCGGCCGACGCCGTCGTGCTCACCCGGGTCAGCAAGCTCTACGGTGACGTCGCCGCGGTCGACGACCTGACCCTCACGGTGCGGCGCGGCGAGTTCCTCTCGCTGCTCGGCCCGTCCGGCTGCGGCAAGACGACGACGTTGCGGATGATCGCCGGCTTCGAGCACCCGGACACCGGCGACATCCTCGTCGACGGCCGCAGCGTCCTCGGGGTGCCGCCGCACCGGCGCCAGGTCAACACCGTCTTCCAGGCGTACGCGCTCTTCCCGCACATGTCGGTCGCCGAGAACGTCGCCTACGGCCTGGAGCAGAAGCGCACGCCCAAGGCCGAGATCCGCACCCAGGTCGCCGAGGCGCTCGACATGGTGCAGATGCGCGGCTACGCCAACCGCCGTCCGTCGCAGCTCTCCGGCGGCCAGCAGCAGCGGGTCGCGCTCGCCCGCGCCCTCGTCAACCGGCCGAGCGTCCTCCTGCTCGACGAGCCGCTCGGGGCGCTGGACCGCCAGCTGCGCGAGGAGATGCAGGTCGAGCTCAAGCTGCTCCAGTCGCGGCTCGGCATCAGCTTCGTCTTCGTCACCCACGACCAGGGCGAGGCGCTCTCGATGAGCGACCGCATCGCGATCATGCGCGAGGGGCGTGTCGAGCAGCTGGGCGACGCCGACGCCATCTACTCGACGCCCGTGTCGGCCTACGTCGCGGGCTTCGTCGGGCAGCAGAACTTCCTCGACGGCCGGGTCACCGACACCGGCGGGGTCGAGACCGACCTCGGCCCGGTGCGCTCCACCCGCGCGGCCGGCGTCCGCCCGGGGGAGCGCGTGCGAGTCGCCGTGCGCCCCGAGCTCGTCCGCCTGGGCGCCGACGAGCCGAGCGGCACGAGCGAGAACCGGTTGCGCGGCACCGTGATCGGCGTCGCGCACCAGGGCGAGACGCGGCAGTTCCTCGTCGACGCCGGCCACGGCCACACCGTGCTCGCGCGCGTCCCGACCCCCGCGGCCCCGCGCCTTTCCGTCGGCGACACCGCGTGGTGCCGCTGGGAGGCCGACGACGTCCACCTCTTCCCCCACGACGGCGAGCACTCGGCGCCGCCCCCGACCTCCGTGCCCGACGAGCACGCCGGCTGACCCCGTCCACGAGGAGACCCACGATGAGCCGTCCCGAGCAGCCCCTGCGCATCCTCGCCCACACCTCGGCGGTGCCCCGCATCCGCCGCGAGCTGACCCGTCGCGGGCTGCTCGGCCTCGCGGCCGCCGGGGGAGCCGGGCTGCTCTCCGCGTGCGGTGGGGGAGGCGGCGGCACCGGTGGCGGGGGCAACTCCACGTCGGTGCCGACGGCCGCGCCGCCGAGCCAGGTCGCGACCGGCGGCGCGCTCGAGGGCTCGATCTCGATGTACTCGTGGGGCGACTACGACGCGCCCGAGGTGCTCGAGGCCTTCACGAAGGCCGAGGGCCCGACGATCACGACCGACTCGTTCGGGTCCAACGAGGAGCTGATCTCCAAGCTCGTCGCGGGCAAGGGCACCGGCGGCTACGACATCGTCGTCCCGACCGGCGCGTTCATCCCGCAGATGGTGCAGAACGGCCTCCTCGCCCCCATCAACAAGGAGCTCGTGCCCAACCTCCGGCACATGGACCCGCAGTTCCTCGGGCAGGCGTGGGACCCGGCGAACAACTACTCGATCTGCAAGGCGTGGGGCACGACCGGCTTCGTCTACGACCGCACGAAGATCACCCGCGAGCTGAAGACCTGGACCGACTTCGCCGACTGCGCCGCCAAGGAGGCCAGCGGCAAGGTGTCGCTCCTCGACGACCCGGCCGAGATCACGGGGATCTACTACTGGGCCAACGGGATCGACTGGAACACCACCGACTCGGCGCAGATCGACGCGGCCGAGAAGTTCGTCGTCGGCACCCTCGCCCCGCACGTCGCGGCCTTCGACTCCTACCCCGGCGGGCAGGCCATCCCGCAGGGCACCCAGTGGCTCATGCAGTGCTGGAACGGCGACGCGCGCATCGGCATCCAGAACAGCAAGGACCCCGAGAAGTGGCAGTGGGTGCTCGGCTCGCCGACGACCGAGCTGTGGATGGACAACTGGGCCATCGCGGCCGGCGCGCCCCACCCCGAGGCGGCGCACGCGTTCATCGACTACGTGCTGACCCCCGAGAACCAGCTGAAGAACGTCGACTACATCGGGTACCACACGGGCGCCAAGGACATCGAGGACGCGGCGAAGCAGGCCGGCCTGGACATGCTCGACATGGTGTTCTTCACGCCCGAGCAGATCGCGACGATGAAGACCGGCGAGGTCAACGAGGCCCAGCAGCGGACGGTCGACATCTGGAACAAGGCCAAGGCGGCGGCCGGTGCCTGACGGCGCCCTCGCCGCGCCGCCGCCGACGCCCACGACCCGTCGTCTGCGCGCCCCGCGCTTCACCCTGGCGCTGCCGGCGGGGCTCTGGCTCGTCCTGTTCTTCGTCGTGCCGATCGGCACCGTCGTGTGGTTCAGCTTCGGCTACAAGCCGGGGCTGTTCGGCACCCACGCCAACGACGTGCTCTCGCTCGACCGCTACCGGGAGGCCCTGTCTCCCACCTTCTTCGCGACGTTCCAGAACACGCTCTGGGTCGGCGTCGCGGGCACCCTGCTGTGCCTGGTCATCGGGATGCCGGCTGCCTACTGGATGGCGGTCAAGGCGCCCCCGAGCCGCCGCGGGCTGCTCATCGCGCTCGTCATGGTCCCGTACTGGACCAACTTCCTCGTCCGCACGATCGGCTGGCAGGTCATCCTCGCCCCGCAGGGCTGGCTCTCGGAGCTGCTGCAGACGCTGCACCTGACCGCCGGCCCGCTCGAGGTCCTCTACACGCGCACCGCCGTGCTCATCGGCGTCGTCTACAACTACCTGCCGCTGATGATCCTGCCGCTGTTCGTCGCCTTCGACCGCGTCGGCGGGTCGCTGCGCGAGGCGAGCAAGGACCTCGGGGCCACCCGGTGGCGGACCTTCACCCGGGTCACGCTGCCGCTCGCCCGCCCCGGGATCATCGCCGGCACCGTGCTCGTGTTCATCCCGCTCATGGGCGACTACGTGACGGCCACGGTGCTCGGCGGCGCGAAGGGCAACATGGTCGGGCAGCTCGTGGCCAGCCAGTTCCAGACCGCGCAGAACTGGGCGCTCGGGTCGGCGATGGCCGTCGTGCTCGTCCTCGTCATCAGCCTGACGGTCGCGGTCATCGCGGGCCTCGTGTGGCTCGTCGGGCTGCCGCTGCGCGCCCGGCACCGGCTCGTCCTCGAGGAGGTGGCATGAGCCCCGACGGGCCGCCGCCGCCCGCGCCGCGTCCGCGCTCGTGGACCGACCGCGCCCTGACCGCCGTCGGGGTCCTCGTCCTGCTCTTCCTCTTCGCGCCGATCGTCGTGGTCGTCGTCTACTCGTTCAACGAGGGCCGGCTGCTCATCGCCTGGGACCACTTCGGGTTCGGCTCCTTCCGCGCGCTCGTCGAGCGGCCCGCAGTCCGCAGCGCCGTCGTCGTGTCGCTCCAGGTCGCCGTGCTGTCCGCGCTCCTCGCGACGTTGCTCGGCACGATGGCCGGGGTGGCCCTCGCGCGCCGGCCGGGCCGGTGGACGTGGTGGTTCATCGGCCTCCTGCTCCTCGTGTCGGTGACGCCCGAGATCGTCGACGCCGTCTCGCTCCTGCCGTGGCTGGTCTACCTCGGCTCGGACGCCGGCCTCACGGTCTTCAACGGCGGCATCGTCCGGCTCGTCGTCGGGCACTCGCTCTTCTCGACCGCGGTCGTCGCGTACATCGTCCGCGCCCGGCTGGTCGGCCTCGACGAGTCGCTCGAGGAGGCATCGGGGGACCTGTACGCACCGCCGGGCCGGACCTTCCGGCGGGTCACCGTCCCGCTCGCGATGCCCGCCGTCCTCGCGGGCTCGCTGCTCTCCTTCACGCTGAGCCTCGACAACACGATCGTCTCGGCGTTCGTCCAGGTCTCGGGCACGACCCCGTGGCCGGTCTACGTCCTCTCGGCGCTGCGCTCCGGCCTGCGCCCCGAGATCGCCGCCGTCTCGACGGTGATGCTCGTCCTCACCCTGCTCGCCCTCGGTCTCGTCGCGTGGGTGCTCCGGCGCTCGGGCGACTCGGCCACCGACATCGCACGCACCATGGGAGGTGGATGACCGTGGTCGACATGGTCTTCTCCGGCGGACCGGTCTTCACGTCGCGGGCGGTGCGCTCGCGCCCGACCGCCGTCGCCGTCGACGGGGGGAGGGTCGTCGCCGTCGGGCACGACGAGGTCCTCGACCTCGCGACGTCGCGCACCGAGCACGTCGACCTGCGCGGGCGGATGCTCCTGCCCGGGTTCCAGGACGCGCACGTGCACCCGGTGTGGGCGGGCGTCGACATGCTGCGCTGCGACCTCACCGAGCTCTCGGGCGCCGACGCCTACCTCGAGCGGATCGGGCGGTACGTCCGCGAGAACCCGGACGAGGAGTGGGTGCTCGGCGCCGGCTGGTCGATGGCCGCCTTCCCCGGCGGGACGCCGACGGCCGCGGCCATCGACGCCGTCGTGGGCGGTCGGCCGGCCTTCCTGCCCAACCGCGACGGGCACGGCGCGTGGGTGTCGTCCGAGGCGCTGCGCCGGGCGGGCATCGACCGCGACACCCCGGACCCGCGCGACGGGCGCATCGAGCGCGACGCCGACGGCAACCCCTCGGGCACGCTCCACGAGGGCGCGATGGCCCTCGTCGGGAGCATCGCCCCGGAGACGACCGACGAGCAGCGCCTCGAGGGGCTGCTGCGCGCCCAGGCGCACCTCCACGCGCTCGGCGTGACGGCGTGGCAGGACGCGATCATCGGCGACTACGGCGACGGCGGGAACCCGGCGCGGGCGTACCGGGCGGCGGACGCGTCCGGGCGGCTGACCGGACGCGTCGTCGGCGCGCTCTGGTGGGACCGCAACTCCGGTCTGGAGCAGGTACCCGACATCATCGAGCGGCGGGATGCCCTGTCCACCAGCCGGTTCCGTGCGACGAGCGTGAAGATCATGCAGGACGGCGTGCCCGAGAACTTCACCGCGGCGATGCTCGACCCGTACTGCGACGGCCACGGCCGGTACACCGACAACTCGGGCATCTCGTTCGTCCCCGTCGAGACCCTGATGCCGGCCGCCGTGCAGCTCGACGCCGCGGGCTTCCAGCTGCACTTCCACGCCATCGGCGACCGCGCCGTGCGCGAGTGCCTCGACGCCGTCGAGGGGGCGGTCGCCGCCAACGGCCGCCGCGACGCGCGCCACCACATCGCGCACGTGCAGGTCATCCACCCCGACGACGTCCACCGCTTCCGCGAGCTCGGCGTCGTCGCCAACCTCCAGGCGTTCTGGGCCGCGCTCGAGGCGCAGATGGTCGAGCTGACCATCCCGTTCCTCGGCGAGCCGCGCACGTCGTGGCAGTACCCCTTCGGCGACCTGCACCGCTCCGGCGCGACGCTGGCGATGGGCTCGGACTGGGCGGTCTCGACGGCCGACCCGCTCGCGGCCGTCCACGTCGCGGTGACACGGCAGATCCCCGAGGCGCACCGCGAGGGGGAGCCCGAGCACCCGGTGTTCCTCCCCGAGCAGCGGCTCGACCTCGCGACCGCGCTCACCGCCTACACCGCCGGCTCGGCGTTCGTGAACCGCCACGAGGGCACGGGCAGCATCCGGGAGGGGGCGCTGGCCGACCTCGTCGTCCTCGACCGCGACCCGTTCGCCGGGCCGCCCGAGGAGATCGGCGCGACGCGCGTGCTGCAGACCTTCGTCGACGGCGCTCGCGTGCACGCCGCCGACGACGCCTGAGGCCGGGGGAGCGGGCGGGGCGGCGGGCGCCGTCCCACGTCGTGGACCCCGGATGACGGGGCCCGCGCGGCCTTGTCACACTCGTCGGCGTAGGTCATGAGTGCCAGTGACAAGCCCCGGCTCGCTGGCCGGCAACCCTCCTCCGCGGTGGGGTGCCCCGGGTGACGACCTGGTCGGCGCCGCCGTGGCGTCGGCAAGCGCGGGTCCCGGGGCCGTCCCCGAGGGTCCACGAGGCCCTCCAGGAGGCCCCGATGTCCACGCACCACACCGCCACGCACCTCACCACCCCCGTCGCCGCGGTCCATGCCGGCCCCGCGCGCCCGGCCCGCCGCCTGCCCGCGGTGGTGACGCCCGACCCCGTGCCCGTCGTCTCCGGCGCGCTCGTCGAGTACGCCCAGCTCGACCACGCCGCCTCGACGCCCGCGCTGGAGTCCGTGGCCCGCGCGGTCGTGACGGCCACCCGCGGCTACAGCTCGGTCCACCGCGGCACCGGATGGCTCTCGCGGGTCACCAGCGCCCACTACGAGGCGGCCCGCGAGGAGGTCGCGCGCTTCGTCGGGGCGCGCGCCGACGACCTCGTCGTCTTCGTGCGCACGACGACCGAGGCGACCAACCTCCTGGCCCGCGCGCTGCCCGCGGGGACGCCGGTCGTCGTGTTCGACACCGAGCACCACGCGTCGCTCCTGCCGTGGCCGGCCGCCGACACGCACCGCCTGCCGGTGCCCGCCTCGCCCGAGGAGGCCCTCGGCCGCCTGGAGTCGACGCTCGCCGGGCTGGCCGACGGGCCCGCGCCGCTCGTCGTCGTCACCGGCGCCTCGAACGTCACCGGCGAGCTCTGGCCGCTCGAGCGCGTCGTCGCCGTCGCGCGGCGGCACGGCGCGCGCGTCCTCGTCGACGCCGCCCAGCTCGTCGCCCACCGGCCGGTCGACCTCGCCGCGCTCGGCGCGGACTGGGTCGTGTTCTCGGGGCACAAGCTGCACGCCCCGTACGGCGCGGGCGTGCTCGTCGGCCGGGCCGACTGGCTGGACGCCGCCGAGCCCCACCTCGCTGGTGGAGGGGCCAGCGCGGCGGTCTCGGCGGAGGCGGTGACGTGGGCGACGGGGGCCGCCCGCCACGAGGGTGGCAGCCCGAACGTCCTCGGGGCGGTGGCGCTCGCCGCCGCGTGCGCCGCCGTCCGCACCCACCGGGCGGCCGTCGAGGCGCACGAGGCGCGGCTCGGGCACCGGCTGCTCGAGGGCCTCGCGGGCATCCCCGGCGTGCGCGTGCACTCGCTCTTCGGTCCGGAGCACCCGCGGGTCCCGGTCGTGGCCTTCACCGTCGACGGGCTCGACAGCCACCTCGTCGCCGCGGCCCTCAGCGCCGAGCACGGCATCGGGGTGCGGGCGGGCAAGTTCTGCGCGCACCGGCTCGTCGACACGCTGCTGACCCGGGACGGGGTCGGGGCCGTGACGGCGGTGCGGGCGAGCGCCGGCCTCGCGACGACCGACGAGCACGTCGAGCGGCTGCTCGCCGCCGTCGCGTCGCTGGCCGCGGAGGGCCCGGGCGTCGCCTACGTCGAGGAGCCGGGCCGTGGCTGGGTGCCGGCGGACGACCCGCGCGACCTCGACGTCGCCCTGCCCTGGTGAGGGTGGGCCGCGCTCAGGGCCTGCGAGGGACGAGGTGCAGCGCCCGGCGCGGGCAGGCCGTCACGGCC is from Arthrobacter sp. NEB 688 and encodes:
- the leuS gene encoding leucine--tRNA ligase encodes the protein MSDTPYRYTAELAGRIEVAWQDRWAERGTFHAPNPAGPWAEPEAVAGYEGGHLLVLDMFPYPSGAGLHVGHPLGYIATDVFARYNRMLGKNVLHCLGYDAFGLPAEQYAVQTGQHPRKTTEENIAIMARQLRRLGLGHDDRRAIRTIDPDYYRWTQWIFLQIFNSWYDHDAPREDGGTGRARPIEELVAEYRDGTRPLPADDGRGWDDLSHTERADLLDAQRLVQSVEATVNWCPGLGTVLANEEVTNEGRSDRGNYPVFKRQLRQWVMRITEYADRLADDLDGVEWPEKVKTMQRNWIGRSQGAHVTFLLDAAPDALGIEVFTTRPDTLFGATFMVLAPEHPLVDTLVPADGWPEGTRDAWTGGHATPAEAVAAYRAEAGAKTDLERQAEGKTKTGVFTGGYATNPVNGARVPVFVADYVLMGYGTGAIMAVPAQDERDWDFATTYELPIVRTVQPGADHDESTAFTGDGPAINSANDEISLDGLGVADAKERMTAWLEEKGYGRGAVTYKLRDWLFARQRYWGEPFPVLFDEDGIAYGVPTDQLPVELPDVPDYSPKVYDPEDAASEPEPPLARDTDWVEVELDLDDGRGARRFRRDTNVMPQWAGSCWYYLRYLDPANGDALVDPANEDYWMGPRETPVAGAPAGTRDPGGVDLYVGGVEHAVLHLLYARFWHKVLHDLGHLRSSEPFRTYFAQGYIQAPAYRDARDQPVEAKEVVEGPDGTFTWNGEPVTREFGKIGKSLKNMVSPDEMYEMYGADTFRLYEMGLGPLEQSKPWDTRAVVGSQRFLQRLWRNVVDEETGEVVVTDAAPDDATNRVLHRTIDAVRTDYASLGFNTAIARLTELNNALTKLEGGVPRAAAEALVLMVAPMAPHLAEELWMRLGHTESLTHEAFPVADPALLVDDTVTCVVQVRGKVKDRLEVPSDITEDALRELALARPKVQASLENGVRTVIVRAPKLVNVVPA
- a CDS encoding ABC transporter ATP-binding protein, with product MTTPATTAAPPTSAESADAVVLTRVSKLYGDVAAVDDLTLTVRRGEFLSLLGPSGCGKTTTLRMIAGFEHPDTGDILVDGRSVLGVPPHRRQVNTVFQAYALFPHMSVAENVAYGLEQKRTPKAEIRTQVAEALDMVQMRGYANRRPSQLSGGQQQRVALARALVNRPSVLLLDEPLGALDRQLREEMQVELKLLQSRLGISFVFVTHDQGEALSMSDRIAIMREGRVEQLGDADAIYSTPVSAYVAGFVGQQNFLDGRVTDTGGVETDLGPVRSTRAAGVRPGERVRVAVRPELVRLGADEPSGTSENRLRGTVIGVAHQGETRQFLVDAGHGHTVLARVPTPAAPRLSVGDTAWCRWEADDVHLFPHDGEHSAPPPTSVPDEHAG
- a CDS encoding spermidine/putrescine ABC transporter substrate-binding protein, with translation MSRPEQPLRILAHTSAVPRIRRELTRRGLLGLAAAGGAGLLSACGGGGGGTGGGGNSTSVPTAAPPSQVATGGALEGSISMYSWGDYDAPEVLEAFTKAEGPTITTDSFGSNEELISKLVAGKGTGGYDIVVPTGAFIPQMVQNGLLAPINKELVPNLRHMDPQFLGQAWDPANNYSICKAWGTTGFVYDRTKITRELKTWTDFADCAAKEASGKVSLLDDPAEITGIYYWANGIDWNTTDSAQIDAAEKFVVGTLAPHVAAFDSYPGGQAIPQGTQWLMQCWNGDARIGIQNSKDPEKWQWVLGSPTTELWMDNWAIAAGAPHPEAAHAFIDYVLTPENQLKNVDYIGYHTGAKDIEDAAKQAGLDMLDMVFFTPEQIATMKTGEVNEAQQRTVDIWNKAKAAAGA
- a CDS encoding ABC transporter permease, which translates into the protein MPDGALAAPPPTPTTRRLRAPRFTLALPAGLWLVLFFVVPIGTVVWFSFGYKPGLFGTHANDVLSLDRYREALSPTFFATFQNTLWVGVAGTLLCLVIGMPAAYWMAVKAPPSRRGLLIALVMVPYWTNFLVRTIGWQVILAPQGWLSELLQTLHLTAGPLEVLYTRTAVLIGVVYNYLPLMILPLFVAFDRVGGSLREASKDLGATRWRTFTRVTLPLARPGIIAGTVLVFIPLMGDYVTATVLGGAKGNMVGQLVASQFQTAQNWALGSAMAVVLVLVISLTVAVIAGLVWLVGLPLRARHRLVLEEVA
- a CDS encoding ABC transporter permease, which codes for MSPDGPPPPAPRPRSWTDRALTAVGVLVLLFLFAPIVVVVVYSFNEGRLLIAWDHFGFGSFRALVERPAVRSAVVVSLQVAVLSALLATLLGTMAGVALARRPGRWTWWFIGLLLLVSVTPEIVDAVSLLPWLVYLGSDAGLTVFNGGIVRLVVGHSLFSTAVVAYIVRARLVGLDESLEEASGDLYAPPGRTFRRVTVPLAMPAVLAGSLLSFTLSLDNTIVSAFVQVSGTTPWPVYVLSALRSGLRPEIAAVSTVMLVLTLLALGLVAWVLRRSGDSATDIARTMGGG
- a CDS encoding amidohydrolase; translated protein: MTVVDMVFSGGPVFTSRAVRSRPTAVAVDGGRVVAVGHDEVLDLATSRTEHVDLRGRMLLPGFQDAHVHPVWAGVDMLRCDLTELSGADAYLERIGRYVRENPDEEWVLGAGWSMAAFPGGTPTAAAIDAVVGGRPAFLPNRDGHGAWVSSEALRRAGIDRDTPDPRDGRIERDADGNPSGTLHEGAMALVGSIAPETTDEQRLEGLLRAQAHLHALGVTAWQDAIIGDYGDGGNPARAYRAADASGRLTGRVVGALWWDRNSGLEQVPDIIERRDALSTSRFRATSVKIMQDGVPENFTAAMLDPYCDGHGRYTDNSGISFVPVETLMPAAVQLDAAGFQLHFHAIGDRAVRECLDAVEGAVAANGRRDARHHIAHVQVIHPDDVHRFRELGVVANLQAFWAALEAQMVELTIPFLGEPRTSWQYPFGDLHRSGATLAMGSDWAVSTADPLAAVHVAVTRQIPEAHREGEPEHPVFLPEQRLDLATALTAYTAGSAFVNRHEGTGSIREGALADLVVLDRDPFAGPPEEIGATRVLQTFVDGARVHAADDA
- a CDS encoding aminotransferase class V-fold PLP-dependent enzyme, giving the protein MSTHHTATHLTTPVAAVHAGPARPARRLPAVVTPDPVPVVSGALVEYAQLDHAASTPALESVARAVVTATRGYSSVHRGTGWLSRVTSAHYEAAREEVARFVGARADDLVVFVRTTTEATNLLARALPAGTPVVVFDTEHHASLLPWPAADTHRLPVPASPEEALGRLESTLAGLADGPAPLVVVTGASNVTGELWPLERVVAVARRHGARVLVDAAQLVAHRPVDLAALGADWVVFSGHKLHAPYGAGVLVGRADWLDAAEPHLAGGGASAAVSAEAVTWATGAARHEGGSPNVLGAVALAAACAAVRTHRAAVEAHEARLGHRLLEGLAGIPGVRVHSLFGPEHPRVPVVAFTVDGLDSHLVAAALSAEHGIGVRAGKFCAHRLVDTLLTRDGVGAVTAVRASAGLATTDEHVERLLAAVASLAAEGPGVAYVEEPGRGWVPADDPRDLDVALPW